One genomic region from bacterium encodes:
- a CDS encoding cell wall-binding repeat-containing protein: MAKNKIFLNAFLAALLICSLFMFSPTAGAENTVRRIYGETRFETAVEISKKGWNSANTVILARADKFFDALTGTPVFVNSKVVHVTVEKRSTYLVGFSHDIVSSNR; the protein is encoded by the coding sequence ATGGCAAAGAATAAAATATTTTTAAACGCATTTTTAGCGGCTTTATTAATCTGCAGTTTATTTATGTTTTCTCCGACCGCAGGGGCAGAGAATACCGTTCGCAGAATATATGGAGAAACCCGCTTTGAAACTGCAGTAGAGATTTCAAAAAAAGGTTGGAACAGTGCAAATACAGTCATTTTAGCCCGGGCAGACAAGTTCTTCGATGCACTGACGGGAACACCTGTATTTGTCAACTCAAAAGTGGTCCACGTTACAGTTGAAAAAAGGTCCACTTATTTAGTTGGTTTTAGCCATGACATTGTCTCTTCAAATCGATGA